A part of Variovorax sp. HW608 genomic DNA contains:
- a CDS encoding cytochrome P450, which yields MTDPKALAAAEPSRRVDAPPTDVPVVDCDPYGDAFLMDPYPVHERLREAGPVAWIPEYGVYAVARYDDVRKVLMDHHSYISSAGNGLANFRKETPFRPLGPLIESDPPEHTAARNVVSRVMSPRALNQLKTDLENDAAALVDRFLDMAAGAPSIDAMATLCSVYPLKVFPDAVGVESAGRENLLPYGDLVFNSFGPRNERFHKAFLRVQPLHEWVMKHCDRDRLRPGGLGDQIYQGADAGEITLAWISTRGSWANRGACC from the coding sequence ATGACCGACCCGAAAGCCTTGGCCGCGGCCGAGCCCAGCCGCCGCGTGGATGCGCCGCCCACCGACGTGCCTGTCGTCGATTGCGACCCGTACGGCGACGCGTTCCTGATGGATCCCTATCCCGTGCATGAGCGCTTGCGCGAAGCCGGCCCGGTGGCATGGATTCCCGAATACGGCGTCTATGCCGTTGCGCGTTACGACGATGTGCGCAAGGTGCTCATGGACCACCACAGCTATATCTCCTCGGCGGGCAACGGCCTGGCCAATTTCAGGAAGGAGACCCCGTTCCGGCCGCTGGGTCCCCTGATCGAATCCGACCCGCCTGAGCACACTGCGGCGCGCAACGTGGTGTCCCGCGTCATGTCGCCCCGTGCGTTGAACCAGCTCAAGACGGACCTGGAAAACGACGCGGCGGCGCTGGTCGACCGATTCCTCGACATGGCGGCAGGCGCGCCCAGCATCGACGCGATGGCGACGCTTTGCTCGGTCTATCCGCTGAAAGTCTTTCCCGACGCTGTGGGCGTGGAATCGGCAGGGCGCGAGAACCTGCTGCCCTACGGTGATCTGGTGTTCAACTCGTTCGGGCCGCGCAACGAGCGGTTCCACAAGGCGTTCCTCCGCGTGCAACCGCTGCACGAGTGGGTGATGAAACATTGCGATCGCGATCGCCTGCGTCCCGGCGGCCTGGGTGACCAGATCTATCAGGGGGCCGATGCTGGCGAGATCACGCTAGCCTGGATTTCCACGCGGGGTAGTTGGGCTAACAGAGGGGCCTGTTGCTGA
- a CDS encoding NADPH-dependent FMN reductase produces MAHQYDDRPLIVGIGGTTRAGSSSERALSISLRAAEAEGASVVMLSGTELEMPMYAPERPERSSNAQRLLSLVSGCDGLILSSPSYHGGISGMLKNALDYTEDLRNGDRCYLSDCPVGLIACGAGWQGAATALSALRSIVHALRGWPTPLGVMLNSAGGLFDADGNCVAPNGQAQLEAVGRQVMQFASAWKTARLTAA; encoded by the coding sequence ATGGCACACCAATACGACGACCGCCCGCTCATCGTGGGCATCGGTGGCACCACCCGTGCGGGCTCTTCCTCCGAGCGCGCCTTGAGCATCAGTCTGCGCGCGGCCGAGGCCGAAGGTGCGAGCGTCGTGATGCTGTCGGGCACGGAGCTGGAAATGCCGATGTACGCACCCGAGCGCCCGGAGCGCAGCTCCAACGCGCAGCGCCTGCTTTCCCTTGTTTCCGGGTGTGACGGGTTGATCCTGTCGTCACCGTCTTATCACGGAGGCATCTCGGGCATGCTGAAGAATGCGCTGGACTACACGGAGGATCTGCGCAACGGCGATCGCTGCTACCTTTCCGACTGCCCGGTCGGTCTCATCGCCTGCGGAGCCGGCTGGCAAGGTGCTGCCACGGCGCTGTCGGCCCTTCGCTCCATCGTCCATGCGCTGCGCGGATGGCCCACTCCGCTCGGGGTGATGCTCAACAGCGCGGGCGGGTTGTTCGATGCGGATGGGAACTGTGTGGCTCCCAATGGGCAGGCGCAACTCGAAGCCGTCGGGCGGCAGGTGATGCAATTCGCCAGCGCGTGGAAGACCGCGCGATTGACCGCTGCTTGA
- a CDS encoding TetR/AcrR family transcriptional regulator, which translates to MSTPDLQASKQEGPTRRERRRQRTEDLILEAATRVFQSKGIVTTTMQDIAGVVDVAQGTLYNYFPNKEALTVAVVRRLINAYAEELSAPRDEHNHFEPLELVAFACAALIEKGATDPIWRALVDRHDVLVDTLHDEILDFAMANLRDAMRSGAIKATEAELLLQWRIGSWMIAGAIRDIAQSRLPSLDVSFDIAFHVLLQKGISSAEAKRIIRKVRNHVRKSR; encoded by the coding sequence ATGTCCACCCCTGACTTGCAGGCCTCCAAACAAGAGGGCCCGACCCGCCGCGAACGCCGCCGCCAGCGCACCGAAGACCTGATCCTTGAAGCCGCGACGCGGGTCTTCCAGTCCAAGGGCATCGTGACCACGACCATGCAGGACATCGCGGGCGTGGTCGACGTGGCCCAGGGCACCCTCTACAACTACTTCCCCAACAAGGAGGCGCTGACCGTTGCCGTGGTGCGCCGCCTGATCAATGCATATGCCGAAGAGTTGTCGGCCCCAAGGGACGAGCACAATCACTTCGAGCCGCTCGAACTGGTGGCTTTTGCGTGCGCGGCATTGATCGAAAAGGGAGCGACCGATCCCATCTGGCGGGCGCTGGTCGATCGCCATGACGTCCTCGTCGACACGCTGCACGACGAGATCCTCGACTTCGCGATGGCCAACCTGCGGGACGCCATGCGCAGCGGAGCGATCAAGGCCACGGAAGCCGAACTCTTGCTGCAATGGCGCATCGGGTCCTGGATGATCGCCGGGGCGATCCGCGACATCGCCCAGAGCAGGCTCCCGTCATTGGACGTGTCTTTCGACATCGCCTTTCACGTGCTGCTGCAGAAGGGGATCTCTTCGGCTGAAGCAAAGCGCATCATCCGCAAGGTTCGCAACCACGTCCGCAAGAGCCGCTAG
- a CDS encoding SDR family NAD(P)-dependent oxidoreductase: MNDLIGRTALVTGAAQGLGRVYVDALLAQGVRVAAADIKPVDLDRWAEQAKAGDVIGLQLDVATESSVQKAINAAVEHFGKLDILINNASIAVDLDRKPLIEMEAASWERVMNVNAKGAFLCMREAAKVMVAQRYGKIVNVASTTVLTGEPRMLHYVASKGAVIGMTRVAARELGEHGVTVNCIAPGLTMTDAIRATGAFGGEAYQAKIRLRSIPREQVADDLCGAMLFLSSAQSDFITGQTLTVDGGAVML; this comes from the coding sequence ATGAATGATCTGATTGGAAGAACAGCGCTTGTCACCGGAGCAGCGCAAGGGCTTGGCCGCGTGTACGTCGATGCGTTGCTCGCGCAAGGCGTGCGCGTCGCGGCCGCCGATATCAAACCGGTTGACCTTGACCGCTGGGCCGAGCAGGCGAAAGCCGGCGATGTGATCGGGCTTCAGCTGGATGTGGCGACTGAATCATCGGTGCAAAAGGCGATCAACGCCGCCGTCGAGCACTTCGGGAAGCTGGACATCCTGATCAACAACGCATCCATCGCCGTGGACCTGGATCGCAAGCCGCTTATCGAGATGGAGGCGGCGTCATGGGAGCGCGTCATGAACGTGAATGCCAAGGGTGCTTTCCTGTGCATGCGCGAGGCCGCGAAGGTGATGGTTGCGCAGCGCTACGGAAAGATCGTCAACGTCGCCTCCACCACGGTGCTGACGGGCGAACCCCGCATGCTGCATTACGTCGCATCCAAAGGCGCGGTCATCGGCATGACCCGCGTCGCCGCACGTGAGCTGGGTGAGCATGGGGTCACGGTCAACTGCATCGCCCCCGGACTGACCATGACCGATGCGATCAGGGCCACCGGTGCCTTTGGCGGCGAGGCCTACCAGGCCAAGATACGGCTTCGCTCCATTCCCCGTGAGCAGGTGGCCGACGATCTCTGCGGGGCCATGCTCTTCCTGTCGTCGGCCCAAAGCGATTTCATCACCGGCCAGACTCTCACAGTGGATGGCGGGGCTGTGATGTTGTGA
- a CDS encoding DUF1329 domain-containing protein gives MYHTLSKVGIAALVGLAALSAQAGVSAEEAAKLKSELTPFGAERAGNKDDSIPAWTGGVAKPGELTGRRPDPFAGEKPLFSITAKNAAQYADKLNEGNQALFKKYPDTYRIDVYKTQRTAAAPQWVYDNTFRNASQASTVESDGGPIPKGAYGGIPFPIPKNGVEIMWNHILRWRGEAVHMDYKAYQLTTDGRWIMVVDASNDMAMPFYFKEGNADSYQGEHWLVRAVNIGPPIRSGEGILGRMQLDESKSQSWVYLTGQRRIRKLPNPCCDTPSPFSAGVSTFDEVDVFSNRMDKFNWKLVGKQEMYIPYNGNKIQNAKSDAVILGSGRHLNPDELRWELHRVWVVEATLKPGQRHVLPKSRYYLDEDTWEVVLSDRWDANGQLARTGFEVMLAMPDLPGTVGLPQGVYDLISGSGFVLGLDAEVKRPYQAVPRQKDTLFSPDSLAAEGVR, from the coding sequence ATGTATCACACCCTATCCAAGGTCGGCATCGCCGCGCTCGTGGGCCTTGCGGCCCTCTCTGCGCAGGCCGGAGTTTCCGCCGAGGAAGCTGCCAAGCTGAAGTCGGAGCTGACCCCCTTCGGTGCGGAGCGTGCCGGCAACAAGGACGACAGCATCCCGGCGTGGACCGGCGGAGTGGCGAAACCCGGTGAACTGACCGGCAGGCGACCGGACCCCTTCGCCGGGGAGAAACCACTGTTCTCCATCACCGCCAAGAACGCTGCGCAGTACGCCGACAAGCTGAACGAAGGCAATCAGGCGCTGTTCAAGAAGTACCCGGACACGTACCGGATCGACGTCTACAAGACCCAGCGCACGGCCGCGGCGCCGCAATGGGTCTACGACAATACGTTCCGCAACGCGAGCCAGGCGAGCACCGTTGAAAGCGACGGCGGCCCGATCCCCAAGGGAGCGTACGGCGGCATCCCGTTCCCGATCCCGAAGAACGGCGTCGAGATCATGTGGAACCACATCCTGCGTTGGCGCGGCGAAGCGGTGCACATGGACTACAAGGCCTACCAGTTGACCACCGACGGCCGCTGGATCATGGTGGTCGATGCCAGCAACGACATGGCCATGCCCTTCTATTTCAAGGAGGGCAACGCCGACAGCTATCAGGGGGAACACTGGCTCGTGCGCGCGGTCAACATCGGTCCGCCGATCCGCTCGGGCGAGGGCATCCTTGGCCGGATGCAGCTCGACGAGAGCAAGTCGCAGTCGTGGGTCTACCTCACAGGTCAGCGCCGCATCCGCAAGCTGCCGAATCCGTGTTGCGACACGCCGTCGCCGTTCTCCGCCGGAGTATCGACATTCGACGAGGTCGACGTCTTTTCGAACCGGATGGACAAGTTCAATTGGAAGCTGGTCGGCAAGCAGGAGATGTATATCCCGTACAACGGCAACAAGATCCAGAACGCCAAAAGCGATGCGGTGATCCTGGGCTCGGGCCGTCATCTCAACCCCGACGAACTTCGGTGGGAACTGCACCGCGTCTGGGTTGTCGAGGCAACGCTCAAGCCCGGGCAGCGCCACGTGTTGCCCAAATCGCGCTACTACCTCGACGAGGATACCTGGGAAGTCGTGCTCAGCGACCGTTGGGACGCCAACGGGCAGCTCGCGCGCACAGGCTTCGAGGTCATGCTGGCAATGCCGGACCTGCCCGGCACCGTAGGACTGCCGCAGGGCGTGTACGACCTGATCTCCGGCAGTGGATTTGTCCTGGGGCTGGACGCCGAGGTGAAGAGGCCGTACCAAGCGGTACCGCGCCAGAAGGACACGCTGTTCTCGCCCGACTCGCTGGCCGCTGAAGGCGTGCGCTGA
- a CDS encoding DUF1302 domain-containing protein — protein MGAGVTLMLGAVSAVQAMPIDTGNEDLTVNFDNTVKYSGASRVKSAIPALLGNPNTDDGDRNFGKGLISNRLDLLSEFDMVYAKRYGLRLSGAAWYDSVYNRSNDNPGFAGGAFPNQISVPYNEFTDATRDLHGRKAEMLDAFVFGSFDVGDKTVSMRLGRHSLLWGESLFLGNNAIAGTMSPVDVVKLASVPNTQFKEAIRPVPQWSGSIQLASTLSVGAFYQFGWQPYRLPAVGSYFSAVDMLPDGGEQLLLGPGLAAPRFGDQKPKDSGQGGLQLRLRADETDYGLYLVRFHSKVPQMVLMLGPSPFGPVPFGYRLAYQEGITAFGASASHTFGDLNLAAEASIRHNQDLASSRAVDASALAPGVIAPTNNSNNPAYAVGNTAHMNLNAIWTLPRTPLFAEGTLMGELGWNRALSVTKNAAALDPNATRDAWGLRMQVEPMYRQVVGGLDLGVPIGVGYSPRGSRSMALGPAAWTPDGGGDVTIGLNGTYLDVWRFSLAYTHYFGSAGSFINSAGTYSYAQALRDRDFIAFSLRRTF, from the coding sequence ATGGGTGCGGGCGTGACGTTGATGCTTGGCGCGGTTTCAGCGGTGCAAGCCATGCCGATCGACACGGGCAATGAGGACCTCACGGTCAACTTCGACAACACGGTCAAGTACAGCGGCGCCTCGCGCGTGAAGAGCGCCATCCCTGCCTTGCTTGGCAATCCCAACACCGACGATGGCGATCGCAACTTCGGCAAGGGGCTGATCTCGAACCGCCTCGACTTGTTGTCCGAGTTCGACATGGTCTATGCCAAGCGCTACGGCCTTCGGCTGAGTGGCGCAGCCTGGTACGACAGCGTCTACAACCGCAGCAACGACAACCCCGGCTTCGCCGGCGGGGCTTTCCCGAACCAGATTTCGGTGCCGTACAACGAGTTCACCGATGCGACGCGAGATCTGCACGGCCGCAAGGCCGAAATGCTGGATGCCTTCGTGTTCGGGAGCTTCGACGTTGGTGACAAGACGGTCAGCATGCGCCTGGGACGCCACTCGCTGCTGTGGGGCGAGAGCCTGTTCCTCGGCAACAACGCCATCGCGGGCACGATGAGCCCGGTGGACGTGGTCAAACTGGCGTCGGTACCGAACACGCAATTCAAGGAGGCGATCCGGCCGGTGCCGCAGTGGTCGGGCAGCATCCAGCTGGCGTCGACGCTGTCGGTCGGGGCGTTCTATCAGTTCGGATGGCAGCCCTACAGACTGCCAGCAGTCGGCAGCTACTTCTCCGCGGTCGACATGCTGCCGGACGGCGGCGAGCAGCTGCTGCTCGGCCCCGGCCTGGCCGCACCGCGGTTTGGCGATCAGAAGCCCAAGGACAGCGGCCAGGGCGGGCTGCAGCTGCGCTTGCGGGCGGACGAGACCGACTACGGGCTGTACCTGGTGCGCTTCCACAGCAAGGTGCCGCAGATGGTGCTCATGCTCGGTCCCTCCCCATTCGGTCCTGTTCCGTTCGGCTATCGGCTGGCCTATCAGGAAGGCATCACTGCCTTCGGGGCCAGTGCTTCGCACACGTTCGGCGACCTGAACCTGGCCGCCGAAGCCTCCATCCGTCACAACCAGGATCTTGCAAGCAGCCGGGCGGTCGACGCCTCCGCGCTGGCGCCTGGCGTGATCGCGCCCACGAACAACAGCAACAACCCCGCCTATGCCGTTGGCAACACGGCGCACATGAATCTCAACGCCATCTGGACGCTGCCGCGAACGCCCCTGTTTGCCGAGGGCACGCTGATGGGCGAGCTGGGCTGGAACCGTGCCCTGTCGGTGACCAAGAATGCGGCGGCACTGGACCCGAACGCGACCCGCGATGCCTGGGGGCTGCGCATGCAGGTCGAACCGATGTACCGGCAGGTCGTCGGCGGCCTGGATCTGGGCGTGCCGATCGGCGTGGGATACAGCCCGAGGGGCTCGCGCTCGATGGCGCTGGGCCCGGCCGCCTGGACCCCGGACGGCGGTGGCGACGTCACCATCGGCCTGAACGGGACGTACCTCGATGTCTGGCGATTCAGCCTCGCTTACACGCACTACTTCGGCAGCGCTGGCAGTTTCATCAACTCGGCCGGCACCTATTCCTACGCGCAGGCCCTCAGGGATCGCGATTTCATCGCGTTCTCCCTGCGCCGCACTTTCTGA
- a CDS encoding nuclear transport factor 2 family protein translates to MAHTTTEQGLIEIAREYFRRVDAGRGDLVELFNDDIEVYFPKFGVVKGKQALFELASGLFTRIAELSHDQDSMLCVANGDDVVVEGLSRGKTKSGVEWAGGKTPTGRFCNVFHFRGEKIDRVHIHLDPDYGSEDRERFLWGMERSW, encoded by the coding sequence ATGGCACATACGACTACAGAACAAGGCCTGATCGAGATCGCGAGGGAATACTTTCGACGCGTCGATGCAGGGCGGGGCGATCTGGTCGAGCTGTTCAACGATGACATCGAGGTCTACTTTCCCAAGTTCGGCGTGGTGAAGGGCAAGCAAGCGTTGTTCGAACTGGCTTCCGGGCTGTTCACCCGCATCGCCGAGCTCTCGCACGACCAGGATTCGATGCTGTGCGTTGCCAATGGCGACGACGTGGTCGTCGAAGGCCTGAGCCGAGGCAAGACAAAGAGCGGCGTCGAATGGGCGGGCGGCAAAACCCCGACCGGGCGCTTCTGCAACGTCTTTCACTTTCGCGGCGAAAAGATCGATCGCGTGCACATCCATCTGGACCCGGACTACGGCAGTGAAGACCGTGAGCGGTTCCTGTGGGGAATGGAAAGGTCCTGGTGA
- a CDS encoding SRPBCC family protein: MYTYAGSVEVNPPAIEQKLTHQQLWKALEMKAENPVGFVPGMESCKIVARFQNGFLREAILLGKPLLERITYTAPMVVHFERINSVGWITNTISESERGLMLTFSFSVELPDVKPGSQEEKELGAQMGKGYMLAVETTLKEARRRAGLNLI; the protein is encoded by the coding sequence ATGTATACGTACGCCGGATCCGTCGAAGTGAACCCGCCTGCCATCGAGCAGAAGCTGACCCACCAGCAGCTGTGGAAGGCGCTGGAAATGAAGGCCGAAAACCCGGTCGGCTTCGTGCCTGGCATGGAGTCATGCAAGATCGTCGCGCGCTTCCAGAACGGGTTCCTCCGCGAGGCGATCCTGTTGGGCAAGCCGCTCCTCGAACGCATCACCTACACCGCGCCCATGGTCGTGCACTTCGAGCGCATCAACAGCGTCGGCTGGATCACCAACACCATCAGCGAATCCGAGCGCGGCCTGATGCTGACGTTCAGCTTCTCGGTCGAGCTTCCCGATGTGAAGCCGGGATCGCAGGAGGAAAAGGAACTCGGCGCGCAAATGGGCAAAGGCTACATGCTGGCCGTCGAGACGACGCTGAAAGAGGCGCGCCGGCGCGCGGGCCTGAATCTCATCTAA
- a CDS encoding efflux RND transporter permease subunit has translation MSNTMGAANFDPRSGSLVERLLFNNRLLVVLLCLLATLFLGWKATRLELNASFEKTIPANHPYIRNYLQYQQELTGLGNAVRIAVENPRGTIYDAQYLETLKNLSDEVFLLPGVSRMHMRSLWTPATRWVGVTEEGLEGGPVIPDQYDGSATSLERLQANIARSGEIGQLVALDAKSSVIYVPLLASDADGKALDYAQLAGKLESLRVKYEARGVRIHITGFAKIVGDLIDGVQAMLMYFALAVAIATVMVFWYTRCVRSTLLVVAASLVAVVWQLGVLSALGYALDPYSILVPFLVFAIGMSHGAQKMNGIMQDVGRGTHKLLAARLTFRRLFLAGLTALLADAVGFAVLLIVDIQAIRELALAASLGVGVLIFTNLILLPILLSYAGVSAKAARRSLRAESAEAAGAYKHPLWAWLVRFTQRPHATAAVVLAAVLGVAGFAVSTQLKIGDLDPGAPELRPESRYNRDVAFMNTAYGASSDVLAVMVKTPDGRCSQYDALNKVDALEWQLRQIDGVESTNTLAQLNRRMLSGLNEGNPKWYEFLPNQDMLNTVTANAPRGLYNDACGLLTVYVYLRDHKAATLTRVVDHVEAFARANDTQDVKFQLAAGSAGIEAATNIAVKKSWAQMLLLVYGVVAVLCFITFRSWRAVLVAVLPLVLTSFLAEALMVTLGMGVKVATLPVIALGVGIGVDYALYILSVTLAQMREGKDLSESYYRALLFTGKVVMLTGVTLASGVITWVTSPIKFQADMGLLLAFMFVWNMLGALVLLPALAHYLLKPKAAAPAVHPSRSQPRPVGVGG, from the coding sequence ATGAGCAACACGATGGGTGCTGCCAACTTCGATCCGCGTTCGGGGTCGCTCGTCGAGCGCCTGCTGTTCAACAACCGGCTGTTGGTTGTGCTCCTGTGCCTCTTGGCCACGCTGTTCCTGGGCTGGAAGGCGACGAGGCTCGAGCTCAATGCCAGTTTCGAGAAGACCATCCCGGCCAATCATCCCTATATCCGCAACTACCTGCAGTATCAGCAGGAGCTGACGGGCCTGGGCAACGCCGTGCGCATCGCGGTCGAGAATCCGCGCGGCACGATCTACGACGCGCAGTACCTCGAGACGCTCAAGAACCTCTCGGATGAAGTGTTCCTGCTGCCCGGTGTGTCGCGCATGCATATGCGTTCCCTCTGGACGCCTGCCACGCGCTGGGTGGGCGTGACGGAGGAGGGCCTGGAAGGCGGTCCCGTCATCCCGGACCAATACGATGGTTCTGCGACGAGCCTGGAGAGGCTTCAGGCGAACATCGCGCGCTCCGGCGAGATCGGGCAGCTCGTGGCGCTGGATGCGAAGTCATCGGTGATCTATGTGCCACTGCTCGCGAGTGACGCCGACGGCAAAGCGCTGGACTATGCGCAGCTGGCCGGCAAGCTCGAGTCGCTGCGTGTGAAGTACGAGGCCCGGGGCGTGCGGATCCACATTACCGGCTTTGCGAAGATCGTGGGCGACCTGATCGATGGCGTGCAGGCGATGTTGATGTACTTCGCCCTCGCAGTGGCGATCGCCACGGTCATGGTCTTCTGGTACACGCGCTGCGTGCGTTCTACCCTGCTGGTCGTTGCCGCTTCTCTGGTCGCGGTCGTGTGGCAGCTCGGTGTGCTGTCAGCGCTGGGGTACGCGCTGGACCCGTACTCGATCCTTGTGCCCTTCCTGGTGTTTGCCATCGGCATGAGCCATGGGGCGCAGAAGATGAACGGCATCATGCAAGACGTCGGGCGCGGGACGCACAAGCTCCTGGCCGCGCGCCTCACGTTCCGCCGACTCTTTCTCGCGGGACTGACCGCGTTGCTCGCGGACGCCGTGGGCTTCGCGGTGCTGTTGATCGTGGACATCCAGGCGATCCGCGAGCTGGCGCTGGCTGCGTCGCTGGGCGTTGGTGTGTTGATCTTCACCAACCTGATCCTGCTGCCGATCCTCCTGAGCTACGCCGGCGTCAGCGCGAAGGCAGCCCGCCGGAGTCTGCGCGCCGAAAGCGCCGAGGCCGCGGGAGCATACAAGCATCCGCTGTGGGCCTGGCTGGTTCGCTTCACGCAGCGCCCCCATGCGACGGCTGCCGTGGTGCTCGCCGCGGTGCTGGGTGTCGCCGGCTTTGCGGTGAGCACACAGCTCAAGATCGGAGACCTGGATCCGGGCGCGCCCGAACTGCGGCCCGAGAGCCGATACAACCGCGACGTGGCGTTCATGAACACAGCGTACGGCGCGTCAAGCGACGTGCTGGCCGTGATGGTGAAGACGCCGGATGGGCGTTGCTCGCAGTACGACGCGCTCAACAAGGTCGATGCGCTCGAGTGGCAGTTGCGCCAGATCGACGGCGTGGAGAGCACCAACACCCTGGCACAGCTCAATCGCCGCATGCTCTCCGGCTTGAACGAGGGCAATCCCAAGTGGTACGAGTTCCTGCCCAACCAGGACATGCTCAACACCGTGACCGCCAATGCGCCGCGCGGGTTGTACAACGACGCATGCGGGCTGTTGACCGTGTACGTGTACCTGCGGGACCACAAGGCCGCAACGTTGACGCGCGTGGTGGACCACGTGGAAGCCTTTGCCCGCGCCAACGACACACAGGACGTGAAGTTCCAGCTCGCCGCGGGTTCGGCGGGTATTGAGGCCGCCACCAACATCGCTGTCAAGAAATCGTGGGCGCAGATGCTGTTGCTGGTCTACGGCGTGGTGGCCGTGCTTTGCTTCATCACCTTCCGTTCGTGGCGCGCCGTGCTCGTGGCGGTGCTGCCCCTGGTGTTGACGTCGTTCCTGGCCGAGGCTCTGATGGTCACGCTGGGCATGGGCGTGAAGGTGGCGACGCTGCCGGTCATTGCGTTGGGCGTTGGCATCGGTGTGGACTATGCGCTCTACATCCTCAGCGTGACGCTCGCGCAGATGCGCGAAGGCAAGGACCTTTCGGAGAGCTACTACCGCGCGTTGCTGTTCACCGGCAAGGTGGTGATGCTCACCGGCGTGACGCTGGCCAGCGGTGTCATCACCTGGGTGACCAGTCCCATCAAGTTCCAGGCCGACATGGGATTGCTGCTGGCGTTCATGTTCGTGTGGAACATGCTGGGCGCGCTGGTGCTGCTGCCCGCGCTGGCGCACTACCTCTTGAAACCAAAGGCCGCCGCCCCGGCGGTCCATCCATCCCGCTCGCAACCCCGGCCCGTCGGGGTCGGCGGGTAG
- a CDS encoding WD40/YVTN/BNR-like repeat-containing protein has product MLGAVATGVHAAEGIAGAAAPVGDALQRPALMVRQPSGVVLLAAAQAGSRLIAVGERGVIAVSDDGAGTWHQARVPVSVTLTMVRFADERHGVAVGHGGTVLTTEDAGDHWTLRLDGRRVAELALQAAKASDDAARIKDAEQLVADGPDKPFTDVLLFDPRRILVVGAYGLAFYSEDGGANWQPWMNRIDNPRGRHLYALRRSGSALLIAGEQGLLLRSDDGGGSFRRLESPYSGSFFTAEMPSPNEIIVAGLRGNVWRSSDAGANWSKLDTPAPASITASTLRSDGTLLLANQAGMVLSGRETLAPLPLKPLPPLNGLLARQDGSLLVLSPLGAALQPAGGAAAFPGVSQ; this is encoded by the coding sequence TTGCTCGGCGCGGTGGCGACCGGGGTCCATGCGGCCGAAGGCATCGCCGGCGCGGCAGCGCCGGTCGGTGACGCACTGCAGCGCCCAGCGCTGATGGTGCGGCAACCCTCCGGGGTCGTCTTGCTCGCTGCCGCGCAGGCCGGCAGCCGCCTGATTGCGGTGGGCGAGCGCGGCGTGATCGCCGTTTCCGATGACGGGGCGGGAACCTGGCACCAGGCGCGGGTGCCGGTCAGCGTGACGTTGACAATGGTGCGTTTCGCCGATGAGCGTCATGGCGTGGCGGTCGGCCATGGAGGGACGGTCCTGACCACGGAGGACGCGGGCGACCACTGGACATTGCGCCTCGATGGCCGCCGCGTCGCGGAACTCGCCCTGCAGGCCGCCAAGGCGTCGGACGATGCCGCGCGAATCAAGGACGCCGAGCAGCTCGTGGCCGACGGTCCCGACAAGCCTTTCACGGACGTGCTGCTGTTCGACCCGCGCCGCATCCTGGTGGTCGGCGCCTATGGCCTTGCGTTCTACAGCGAGGATGGCGGCGCGAACTGGCAGCCGTGGATGAATCGCATCGACAATCCCCGCGGCCGACATCTGTACGCGCTGCGGCGCTCCGGGAGCGCATTGCTCATTGCTGGTGAGCAGGGCCTCCTGTTGCGATCGGACGACGGCGGGGGCAGCTTCCGGCGGCTCGAAAGTCCCTACAGCGGCAGCTTCTTCACTGCCGAGATGCCTTCACCGAACGAGATCATCGTGGCGGGATTGCGCGGCAATGTGTGGCGTTCCTCGGATGCGGGCGCGAATTGGTCAAAGCTCGATACACCTGCACCAGCATCCATCACAGCCTCGACGCTGCGATCCGACGGCACGCTGCTCCTGGCCAATCAGGCCGGCATGGTGCTCTCCGGCCGCGAAACGCTGGCGCCGCTGCCGCTGAAACCTCTGCCGCCTCTCAACGGCCTGCTCGCGCGCCAGGACGGCAGCCTCCTCGTTCTGAGCCCGCTGGGCGCAGCCCTGCAACCCGCCGGCGGCGCTGCAGCTTTCCCAGGAGTCTCCCAATGA